A part of Plasmodium coatneyi strain Hackeri chromosome 8, complete sequence genomic DNA contains:
- a CDS encoding RNA-metabolising metallo-beta-lactamase, which yields MQHYNRTKIVIRVLGAGQTVGRSCVIVELENRRVMFDCGSHLGYKDERKYPNFNILVNNDSSEMEREKGMGEGNMYEHHLNTEVNITIVNSSISEKEKLIQKLSRINEIIDCVIISHFHMDHIGALPFFTEILKYRGTIIMSYPTKALSPILLLDGCRVADLKWEKKNFERQIKLLNEKSDELLNYNISSLKKDPWNISEEHIYSCIGKVVGLQINETYEMGNMSITPYYAGHVLGACIFKIEVNNFSVIYTGDYNTVPDKHLGSTKIPSLNPEIFISESTYATYVRPTRKASELDLCNLVHECVHKGGKVLIPVFAIGRAQELSILLDSYWRKMKINYPIYFGCGLTENANKYYRIYSSWVNSSCISTDKKNLFDFANISPFVNNYLGENRPMVLFATPGMLHTGLSLKAFKAWAGSSNNLIVLPGYCVQGTVGHKLIMGERKISFDGSTYLNVACRIIYLSFSAHADSNGIQQLIRHVLPQNVLFVHGEKNGMEKLSKHISSHYLINSLCPSMGQHCEFNFSKGNMKHVYVQDSLYADILRNLNEQKEKKSLLSTNKVSGLYRSDTTKLASRDRNYTVSFSAYVVYFTIREKPYLLFLPRRELLRVLRGRYFPVTINRGERCFTSDSLFGMGNTEPGHNVLIGGVGFPRGDLNSEDTLINEYEEGIPPVGPITQLGKRKYEEMSQKGDAPEEAEECSSPQGSPLTCVSKKLAKVYTDWMNPAGESSCGPQVEGQGCPETGEGLFQHDGEEEQQEGGPLNLSKGASIDASTACVDAKQKSQQSTSRGTRNYVKDEDQVTMPLINLRFRENITISYHRFYNFVISFFKEIVDTKNRNSIRFLGEEVIIKNVKEGDGYVFLLSFLSLRAIHDGGNNLLVQWSYVDDAPESAIQKFISAIREYAAEGGIEPS from the coding sequence ATGCAGCACTACAACCGCACGAAAATTGTGATCCGCGTGTTGGGGGCTGGACAAACGGTAGGCCGTTCCTGCGTAATCGTGGAGCTGGAGAACCGGCGAGTGATGTTCGACTGCGGTTCACACCTCGGGTATAAGGACGAAAGGAAGTATCCCAATTTCAACATACTGGTGAACAATGACAGCTCTGAAatggaaagagaaaaggggATGGGCGAAGGGAATATGTATGAACACCATCTGAACACGGAGGTGAATATAACTATAGTGAATAGCAGCATCtcggaaaaggaaaagttaatacaaaaattgagtagaataaatgaaataattgACTGTGTAATAATAAGTCATTTTCACATGGATCACATAGGAGCATTGCCCTTCTTCacagaaatattaaaatatagGGGCACCATAATAATGAGCTATCCAACGAAGGCACTGAGTCCAATATTATTACTGGATGGATGTCGAGTAGCAGacttaaaatgggaaaaaaaaaactttgaGAGGCAAATCAAACTGTTAAACGAAAAATCGGATGAACTCCTAAATTACAACATTAGTAGCTTGAAGAAGGACCCATGGAATATTAGTGAAGAGCATATTTATTCCTGCATAGGTAAAGTCGTAGGGTTACAAATAAATGAGACATACGAAATGGGAAATATGTCTATCACTCCGTACTATGCGGGCCATGTGCTAGGTGCATGTATATTCAAAATAGAGGTCAACAACTTTAGCGTTATTTATACAGGGGATTATAACACCGTTCCAGATAAGCATCTTGGGAGCACTAAAATTCCTTCGCTTAATCCGGAGATTTTCATTTCTGAGTCTACGTATGCCACCTATGTCAGACCAACGAGAAAGGCATCTGAATTGGACCTGTGTAACTTAGTACATGAATGTGTGcacaaaggagggaaggtaCTCATCCCCGTCTTTGCCATCGGAAGAGCACAAGAATTGTCTATTCTGTTAGACTCCTActggagaaaaatgaaaataaattacccTATCTATTTTGGGTGTGGATTAAcagaaaatgcaaataaGTATTATCGGATTTATTCCTCCTGGGTGAATAGTAGTTGTATTTCTACGGATAAAAAGAACCTCTTCGACTTTGCTaatatttccccatttgtgaaCAACTACTTGGGTGAGAATCGGCCGATGGTTCTGTTTGCCACTCCGGGGATGCTACACACTGGGTTATCTCTAAAGGCTTTTAAAGCATGGGCAGGGTCAAGTAATAATTTAATTGTCCTTCCAGGGTACTGTGTTCAAGGTACTGTGGGTCACAAGTTAATTatgggggaaaggaaaatatcgTTTGATGGAAGCACCTATTTGAATGTTGCCTGCAGAATAATttacctttccttttctgcacACGCCGATTCCAATGGTATTCAACAACTCATAAGACACGTGCTCCCGCAAAATGTCCTTTTTGTtcatggagaaaaaaacggcaTGGAAAAATTATCCAAGCATATATCTTCTCACTATTTAATTAACTCCTTGTGTCCATCCATGGGTCAGCATTGCGagttcaatttttccaagGGTAATATGAAACACGTCTATGTACAGGATTCTCTCTATGCCGATATTCTTCGTAACTTAAATGagcaaaaggagaagaaatcCCTTTTGTCTACCAACAAGGTGAGTGGTCTCTACCGGAGTGACACCACTAAACTGGCATCCCGGGATCGAAACTACACCGTTTCTTTCTCAGCTTATGTTGTGTACTTTACCATTCGTGAGAAGCCCTAccttttgttcctccccAGACGGGAGCTCCTGCGAGTGCTGCGGGGGAGGTATTTCCCCGTCACGATTAACCGCGGGGAGAGGTGCTTCACCTCGGATAGCCTCTTCGGTATGGGCAACACTGAACCTGGCCATAATGTGCTCATCGGGGGGGTTGGCTTTCCGCGAGGTGACCTGAACAGTGAGGACACCCTGATCAATGAGTACGAGGAGGGAATACCCCCCGTTGGCCCTATCACTCAACTAGGCAAAAGGAAGTACGAAGAAATGtcacaaaagggggacgctccagaggaagcagaagagTGTAGTTCACCCCAAGGAAGCCCCCTCACATGTGTAAGTAAAAAGCTCGCAAAGGTGTACACCGACTGGATGAACCCTGCGGGGGAAAGTTCATGCGGGCCACAGGTAGAAGGACAAGGATGTCCAGAAACCGGAGAAGGTCTTTTTCAGCACGACGGGGAGGAAGAGCAGCAGGAGGGTGGGCCTCTTAACCTCTCAAAAGGTGCATCAATTGACGCTTCCACCGCGTGCGTCGACGCGAAGCAGAAGAGTCAGCAAAGCACCTCCAGAGGTACGCGCAACTACGTTAAGGATGAAGACCAAGTAACCATGCCACTAATCAACCTGCGATTCAGGGAAAACATCACCATAAGCTACCACagattttacaattttgtaatttcctttttcaaagaAATTGTGGACACGAAGAATAGGAACAGCATCCGTTTCTTAGGCGAAGAggtaattataaaaaatgtgaaggaggGTGATGGGTATGTTTTCCTCCTGTCGTTTCTGTCTCTACGGG